A stretch of Aedes aegypti strain LVP_AGWG chromosome 2, AaegL5.0 Primary Assembly, whole genome shotgun sequence DNA encodes these proteins:
- the LOC5571045 gene encoding proteasome subunit beta type-1, which produces MLGFENFPEYEVPGVRQVQFYPYESNGGSVVAIAGDDFAVIGADTRLSSGYSIHTRTQNKLFRMSDRTVLASTGCWCDTLALTSLVKVRMQMYKDQHQKNMTTPAVAQMLSILMYNRRFFPYYVSNVLAGLDADGKGVIYSYDPIGHCEKTTYRAGGSAGPLLQPVLDNQIGLKNMVNVAPTPVQLDKAISIIKDTFISATERDIYTGDSVIINIITKDGIKEEIVQLRKD; this is translated from the exons ATGTTGggctttgaaaattttcccGAATACGAAGTTCCCGGAGTGCGCCAGGTTCAATTTTATCCATATGAATCCAACGGCGG GAGCGTGGTTGCGATTGCTGGAGATGACTTTGCCGTGATTGGTGCCGATACCCGTCTCAGCTCGGGTTATTCCATCCATACGCGTACGCAGAACAAACTGTTCCGGATGTCGGACCGGACGGTTCTGGCCTCTACGGGATGTTGGTGCGACACTCTGGCCCTGACCAGCTTGGTCAAAGTGCGAATGCAGATGTACAAGGATCAGCACCAGAAGAACATGACGACACCGGCGGTCGCTCAGATGTTGTCCATTCTGATGTACAATCGCCGATTCTTCCCCTATTACGTGTCCAACGTTTTGGCCGGATTGGATGCGGATGGAAAGGGCGTAATCTACAGCTACGATCCCATTGGACATTGTGAGAAGACAACGTACCGTGCCGGTGGGTCAGCTGGACCTTTGCTGCAACCGGTTCTGGACAATCAGATCGGCTTGAAGAACATGGTCAATGTGGCTCCAACTCCAGTGCAGTTGGACAAGGCCATCTCCATTATCAAGGATACCTTCATTTCCGCTACGGAGCGAGACATTTACACAGGAGATTCCGTTATAATCAACATTATTACTAAGGATGGCATCAAGGAAGAAATCGTTCAGCTAAGAAAGGATTAA
- the LOC5571046 gene encoding prostaglandin E synthase 2 produces the protein MATFRLGIVGHSAVRFSAGGFRLNRPQQSNVIRLMTTSAGKQTSGGTLRLALKGMAVGALLGTGWSGYNYFRGEPTDHMLHEKTEPTYLDRLPDVRIMRKVVNPKDDSGLELVLFQFQTCPFCCKVRSFLDYSGLSYSVVEVDAVLRQDIKWSSTKKVPIVLAKTRSGKYVQLMDSSMIVSVLASYLKDKSQDIGELAKYYPSISFVNESGRKTSDIMNKYFLMLQDSKQHKANDAQDEERKWRSWADDHLVHLISPNVYRTKDEALETFEWFSDVGEWDVHFPKWERDMMVYVGAMAMWAISKRLKKRHQLSDDVRSHIYDACDKWIAAVEKHKTPFLGGKVPNLADLAVFGVLNSMEGCQAFKDCLENTKIGGWFYAMRKEVMSNRGHVA, from the exons ATGGCGACGTTTCGTTTGGGCATCGTCGGTCACTCAGCGGTGCGTTTTTCCGCCGGTGGTTTCCGCCTGAACCGCCCACAGCAATCCAATGTGATAAGGTTAATGACGACTTCTGCCGGGAAGCAAACATCCGGTGGTACTCTTCGATTGGCCCTTAAGGGTATGGCTGTAGGTGCCCTGCTAGGAACCGGGTGGTCAGGATACAACTACTTCCGGGGAGAACCAACAGATCACATGCTACACGAGAAAACCGAACCGACGTATTTGGATCGGTTACCTGACGTGAGAATAATGAGGAAAGTTGTAAATCCGAAAGATGATTCCGGCTTGGAACTGGTGCTGTTCCAGTTTCAGACGTGCCCTTTCTGTTGTAAG GTACGATCATTCCTGGATTACAGCGGATTGTCCTACTCGGTCGTTGAAGTTGACGCTGTGCTGCGGCAAGACATCAAATGGTCCAGTACTAAAAAGGTTCCCATCGTGTTGGCCAAGACCCGATCGGGAAAATATGTACAGCTCATGGATTCTAGCATGATTGTTTCGGTGTTGGCTAGCTACCTGAAGGACAAAAGTCAGGATATCGGGGAGTTGGCCAAGTATTATCCGTCCATTTCGTTTGTCAATGAATCCGGCCGGAAAACTAGCGACATAATGAACAAATACTTCCTGATGTTGCAGGATTCCAAACAGCACAAGGCGAACGATGCACAAGA TGAAGAACGAAAGTGGCGCTCGTGGGCGGACGATCACCTGGTGCATCTCATCTCACCGAACGTTTACCGGACTAAGGACGAAGCGTTGGAAACCTTCGAGTGGTTTTCGGATGTCGGTGAATGGGATGTGCACTTTCCGAAGTGGGAACGTGACATGATGGTTTACGTTGGTGCCATGGCCATGTGGGCTATCAGTAAACGGCTGAAGAAACGCCATCAACTGTCGGACGACGTTCGGTCCCACATTTACGATGCTTGCGATAAGTGGATTGCAGCAGTGGAGAAACACAAAACACCGTTCCTGGGTGGTAAGGTGCCAAATTTGGCTGATTTGGCAGTCTTCGGTGTCTTGAACAGCATGGAAGGATGCCAGGCCTTTAAGGATTGCTTGGAAAACACGAAAATCGGTGGTTGGTTTTATGCAATGCGGAAAGAAGTTATGAGCAATCGAGGTCACGTGGCTTAA